A region of Sugiyamaella lignohabitans strain CBS 10342 chromosome A, complete sequence DNA encodes the following proteins:
- the COM2 gene encoding Com2p (Transcription factor that binds IME1 Upstream Activation Signal (UAS)ru; COM2 transcription is regulated by Haa1p, Sok2p and Zap1p transcriptional activators; may bind the IME1 promoter under all growth conditions to negatively regulate its transcription in the absence of a positive regulator that binds more effectively; repressor activity may depend on phosphorylation by PKA; C. albicans homolog (MNL1) plays a role in adaptation to stress; GO_component: GO:0005575 - cellular_component [Evidence ND]; GO_component: GO:0005634 - nucleus [Evidence IEA,IEA]; GO_function: GO:0003677 - DNA binding [Evidence IEA]; GO_function: GO:0046872 - metal ion binding [Evidence IEA,IEA]; GO_function: GO:0003676 - nucleic acid binding [Evidence IEA]; GO_function: GO:0043565 - sequence-specific DNA binding [Evidence IDA] [PMID 19111667]; GO_function: GO:0043565 - sequence-specific DNA binding [Evidence IDA] [PMID 19158363]; GO_process: GO:0008150 - biological_process [Evidence ND]), which yields MSAYSPMLTVSSLGRHSLLLQEDEFSLEATVADHTLGLDSWQATGHPLVTSHHSLAPVVVPPNYSSTTPPLLQVSGDDDSLSSYSTSPVTPSYSYGPNIAGLPHDSSSTLVNYYYSPPQGPIGLGIDFSESPIHYQESLADFCLGGEKPKFSNDQFFSLTDSPISIISTSPMDTSFCDPKSLELAADQMSAESQPVLETKVPAAATVSTGAATAPSGATTTTAGTVVTAGESSIMATSTTSLTSIDFEPKAKATRRRSSAKKDRKKSEAGPKDRKKSETPASESTTPRPRVRKRKSELSLDLSEIDNTTTSTPIATASKDSAKIPVRVAAPPRKRRKSSQPASSTSHVGSSGATIVTFSAVSPVSPHLTAETLASLPVDIASPGAESDATIEEEDIPSPINPDDFEYEASLTKDDKSLRSDRCCSKAGSDHTHASSSKSDSKSQSGSTSLPVTVYRRGRKPSNNDDSSKPFLCEDCNRTFRRQEHLKRHYRSLHTGEKPFECEDCGKKFSRSDNLAQHMRIHARHTGSTTSTTSTLDDDSSATASGDDENDTDSDSERAVKTTSSRKDHK from the coding sequence ATGTCTGCTTATTCGCCAATGCTTACTGTTTCATCTTTGGGCCGTCATAGTCTATTACTACAAGAGGATGAGTTTTCACTTGAGGCTACTGTAGCTGACCATACTCTGGGTCTTGACTCTTGGCAAGCCACTGGACATCCATTAGTTACTTCTCATCATAGTCTGGCACCAGTTGTGGTCCCCCCCAATTATTCATCTACTACGCCCCCACTTCTCCAAGTATCTGGTGATGACGATAGTTTATCGTCATACTCTACTTCACCAGTTACCCCATCATACTCATATGGCCCCAACATTGCTGGACTGCCGCATGACAGTAGTTCGACCCTGGTCAACTACTACTACTCTCCTCCACAGGGCCCAATTGGACTAGGAATCGATTTTTCCGAGTCTCCCATTCACTATCAAGAGTCATTGGCCGACTTCTGCCTGGGTGGCGAGAAGCCCAAATTCAGCAACGACCAATTCTTCTCTTTAACAGACTCTCCTATCAGCATTATATCTACCAGTCCAATGGACACTAGTTTTTGCGATCCCAAGAGTTTGGAACTGGCTGCTGATCAGATGTCGGCAGAGTCTCAACCTGTTCTGGAAACCAAGGTTCCTGCCGCTGCCACGGTTTccactggtgctgctactgctccctctggtgctactactactactgctggtACTGTTGTTACTGCTGGCGAGAGTTCCATCATGGCTACTAGTACCACCTCACTCACTAGCATCGACTTCGAGCCTAAAGCCAAGGCTACTCGAAGAAGATCTTCTGCTAAGAAGGATAGAAAGAAGTCCGAGGCTGGCCCTAAAGACAGAAAGAAGTCCGAGactcctgcttctgagTCCACTACCCCTAGACCAAGAGTTCGCAAGAGAAAGTCAGAACTGTCACTTGATCTGTCAGAAATCGAtaataccaccacctccacacCCATTGCTACTGCCAGCAAAGACTCTGCCAAGATCCCAGTAAGAGTTGCTGCTCCACCACGAAAGCGCAGAAAGTCCTCGCAACCCGCATCTTCTACTTCTCACGTTGGTTCCAGTGGTGCTACTATTGTTACCTTCTCAGCAGTCTCTCCCGTAAGCCCACACCTCACTGCTGAGACTCTAGCCAGTCTTCCAGTTGATATCGCATCTCCTGGAGCCGAGTCGGATGCCactattgaagaagaagacattCCTTCGCCAATCAACCCCGATGACTTTGAATATGAAGCATCGCTAACAAAAGACGACAAGTCTCTTAGATCCGACCGCTGTTGTTCCAAAGCCGGTTCCGACCATACACACGCCTCGTCATCAAAATCCGACTCTAAATCACAATCAGGGTCCACTTCTCTGCCAGTGACAGTCTACCGACGGGGTCGCAAGCCTTCAAACAACGACGATTCGTCGAAACCATTCCTGTGTGAAGATTGCAACCGTACATTCAGAAGACAGGAGCACCTGAAACGTCATTACCGGTCACTTCACACTGGCGAGAAGCCATTTGAGTGTGAAGACTGCGGCAAAAAGTTCTCCAGATCCGACAATCTGGCACAACACATGCGGATTCACGCCAGACACACTGGATCCACTACCTCCACCACGTCCACTTTAGACGACGACTCGTCTGCCACAGCCAGTGGAGACGACGAAAACGACACTGATAGCGACAGCGAGCGAGCTGTCAAGACCACCAGCTCTCGCAAAGACCACAAATAG